tggagagaagcaggcaggaggagaggcttAGGGCGGTGACACCGGTGACAACTCATCGCACCATCAGAGCTGCCCCTGCGCCGAACGGCGTGTTGCTGACCTTGCGGACCGGCAGCAGCTTTTTGCTTCCTGTTCTTATTTAGAGCTGAAATTGCTGCATTTTGTCCCCGGTTTTGCATCCTTCTGGCTTCGTATGCCTGATGGATCCAAATGATTTCCATCAGCCCAATGGCCCCAAGCTTGAGCCGTGCACCAAatcctcttcctttttgtggagctgctcctggggccGGAGCGGTGCCCGGGCAGAGCTCGGTGTGCACGGGcgtgaggttttttttttccaaaaaaagcaGGGAATTTCTACCATTTGATTTGGCCTTTCTGTGCACCCCAGGGCAAGGCGGGGCCTGCACCCGGCCCGCAAATCAGCACTGAATCAAGAGGGAGCGACAGAAGAGCTTCGGACGTAACACCAGGAAAGCATTTTGCATCACGTCGTCCCAGGGGAGCCACATGCGTGCCGGGAAAACTGGGGAGCAACCTGCCCCGTCCCCCCTTCCCTTGGTGCTGGAAGGGAAAAACGCAGGCTCACGCCTTCTTCAGGTCCTCGGGGCCgaaggagaggggcaggagctCGTCCAGCGTCTTGACGATGTAGGTGCCGTCGGGTTTGGTCAGGTAGACGTCCCAGTCCTTGCCGAACtgcgggaggagaggggggggaGAGGTGCCCGATGCCAAAGCTGCACCCCACCGGGGGATGTGCTCGAGTGGCCCCAATaatcctcctgcagctgggtcagGGGGCAGTGCCCCCCGACTGCACCCGTGTCTGTTTTGGGGCAGCTTCTCCGCattccccccccagccccaggggggTGTTTGGGGCTCAGAGCCTGCCTTTCACCCCCACGCCCCAAGGCTGGTGCCCCAAAAACCCGTTCAACGCCAACCACCCGCGGGGAGCTGAGAGTGGGATGGGGACTCTGCTTTTGTAGGAAAAGCCCCGTTTTGGGTTCGGTGGGGCCAGGGCAGCTGTGCCCCCCGCTTACAGCCCCAGGTGGTattgggggggggacacacgaCCTGTGGGGTCCCCGCACGGCGGTGGCACACTCACCTCTCTCATCACCTGTCGGCAGGCACCGCAGGGCACGATGAAGTCGGTCCCCATGTCGCTGCCGGGAAAAGAATGGGCACAGGGCTCACGGATGacatggggcggggggggaagcGTGGGGCTGCTGCTCGCCCCTCACCACGGCCCAGCACGGCCTCACCTGGCGATGGCCATGGCCCTGAAGCGAGTGTGCCCCTCCGAGATGGCTTTCTGGATGGCCGTGCGCTCGGCGCACACCCCCAGGCTGTAGCAGGCGTTCTCCACGTTGCACCCTGCGGGGAAGCACCGGCACCGCTCACCCCCGTGGGTCGGGGACACCCCCACGGCTCGAGGACACCCCCTCGGCTCAGGGACACCTCCCCAGCTCGGGGACACCCCCTCgagattcatttttttaattttattttaaaggtggGGGCACACAAAAATGTGCCATTTCCCTGCCTTTCCGTGCGTCCCGCCCCGTCCTGGCCTCCAGCCAACGCATTCCTCATTCCCCTTCCtttatatttccctttttttttcccccatccaccACACTCTTCACCTCTTCCACCTGCCGGGACGTGGAACGACGCC
This window of the Cygnus olor isolate bCygOlo1 chromosome 21, bCygOlo1.pri.v2, whole genome shotgun sequence genome carries:
- the CDA gene encoding cytidine deaminase isoform X2, yielding MKASILSLPLAGGLEHAGLAFSPPNLPFLHSSGRGKEATSSVPLEGTQLRWESFAGRPPWAPVTGFLPGRKEKKAAVGNCSAGRRVQRGERLLQPGGVRRAHGHPESHLGGAHSLQGHGHRQRHGDRLHRALRCLPTGDERVRQGLGRLPDQTRRHLHRQDAGRAPAPLLRPRGPEEGVSLRFSLPAPREGGTGQVAPQFSRHACGSPGTT
- the CDA gene encoding cytidine deaminase isoform X1 encodes the protein MDVQITMFSACCVRNSGLKDVFGRLGDFCFLGETSGSHIHFLVSFPPPQSPADSFAEGWATLTRAPAESFAGRPPWAPVTGFLPGRKEKKAAVGNCSAGRRVQRGERLLQPGGVRRAHGHPESHLGGAHSLQGHGHRQRHGDRLHRALRCLPTGDERVRQGLGRLPDQTRRHLHRQDAGRAPAPLLRPRGPEEGVSLRFSLPAPREGGTGQVAPQFSRHACGSPGTT
- the CDA gene encoding cytidine deaminase isoform X4, translated to MALVPFPSARQESFAGRPPWAPVTGFLPGRKEKKAAVGNCSAGRRVQRGERLLQPGGVRRAHGHPESHLGGAHSLQGHGHRQRHGDRLHRALRCLPTGDERVRQGLGRLPDQTRRHLHRQDAGRAPAPLLRPRGPEEGVSLRFSLPAPREGGTGQVAPQFSRHACGSPGTT
- the CDA gene encoding cytidine deaminase isoform X5 yields the protein MEGSVRPQGERLQLLLRRCREAKACAYCPYSRFPVGAALLTAGGEIFSGCNVENACYSLGVCAERTAIQKAISEGHTRFRAMAIASDMGTDFIVPCGACRQVMREFGKDWDVYLTKPDGTYIVKTLDELLPLSFGPEDLKKA